Within the Salvia hispanica cultivar TCC Black 2014 chromosome 4, UniMelb_Shisp_WGS_1.0, whole genome shotgun sequence genome, the region TGATGATGAAAGAACTAACTGTGAACAGAGCGCGGACACCACGGAGATCTTCTTGTTCCCATGTATCAGGGAAGGTATAAGGGAATATCTTAGTTTCGCCACGTTTTATTCCAACAATTGAATTCATAAAATCTGGAAGGACTTTATCTTCGTCTTCAGTGTCAAACCGAAAtcctgaaaaaataaaattgcaaaataatataataaaccTTTAATGGATTTGAGGTAGGAATGACTTCCATAATCATCATAGTAAGTACCTATAAGGGAATATGTTAAATATTGAATGTAAAACTAATTTCATAACTCAATGTATACATGGAACTGCCGAATCAAACATCCACTTATTTAAACTTCACAAAACTCTTTCACATTTATGAAGATGCATTCACTTTTTTGCAAAAATCTATACAATCTACAGTCTACTCTCTCAGAAGGATAGACATTTGGTGTCAACCTAAacagaaaagaataaatatcaAACCAGAAAGCTCATGTTTTCACTCTCATCTGTCAATCCCCTATTCTATTGTAAATCAAAATTCTGCAGTTTCCGCATAAGCACttcaagaaacaaaaaacCAACGATGAAAAATATGCGTAGGAATATGTTTGTGAGTCTCAATATAAAGAATGACAGaaagaaattgaaacaaaCCTTTGCTCTCAGCAGATGGTATACTTTTACCAGTTGATTCATCTTGCTCAATCGTCGCAGCTGATATGTCAAGAATTGCAACATCACCTAGCTGAACAGGTTTTCAGCTTATAAATAACTTCATCGAATGAGAAAGAACCAAATTACAAGACTAACAACAGAAGCAACTGCTTATGTCAGCTTCATGCGATCAACAGAATAATCACTGTAAATAAGGAACATAAAAACTAAACTTGCAACAAAAAGTATTAGATGAACGTGAAAAAGAAGTTTAGCATGTTCAGTTACGtaagaaatgaaagaaaaattcaGCACAGTGGTAGCAAAAGATCATGATCTAAGATAGacattcaaaaaaattactactacagGAGTTTAACACAAGACACTGCATTTTCCAGGAACCTCAAATCTTACAAAAGAAATTTATGTTTcacaaaatcttgaaatgaaTTGCAACTATATTGTTTTGAATTTACCTGAAGTCCTCTGTCAACTACGATTTTTAAAGCACCGAGAGCCTTGTGACGGCGCCGTAGTTCTTGTTCAGCTGCAGTCTGAGCATCTATCTCCTTATCAATCTCAACAACAACCTTTAAATTCTTGTATCCATCTTCAGGATTCCATATGAGTTCAGGAGCAACATCAACAAATATATCATATCTGACCACAAGTTCGGAAGCATGAACTCCAGCTGTGAGTGTTAAGATGATAACTTTTATAATAGTGTATTAGCAATCTTTAGGTGAATTATGTCATAAATGCATGGTATATATGAAATATCCTAGTACCAGGAAcatcatttcatattttacacATACGCACTATAAGGTCAAGGCAAAACTCATAAAATGAGATCCACTCCCATCATCACTACTTGCcaaaaaacaaagtaaaggTCAAGAGGTCAGAATCTCTGATATCTCAGTACATAGTATTTACATACTACTTGCCAAGCATAACTCATTGTTTTGATGCATCAATTGTGAGGagatttttttcttgaaatagCTAATGTACCTCAGAGATTTCATTGACGAAAACGAACTCTCCATCTCCGAAAATTTAGTTGAAATGCGGATTGAATCTTCCAAGGCTTTTCCGCTTACctacaaaataaaaggaatTAAAAATGGTTAACAAATACACTAAACCTGCAGTATTTTAtaagtatgataaaaaaaaatagtaacagAACAGTCTTATTTGAATCTATCATATCAAATGCTGTGACAacatttacttcattttaatttcttaaaatgagCAATTGTTACGTGCATAAAAGAACCGATAAACAAGTTTACAAGATATCCCAGTCGCATATCAATATAATCACAATTTATCTTAAGGGAAGCAATTTTTAGAAACTATTAAATGAATCTCACTGAAGACAAGGCATGCGGAAGTGTTCTCTTTAAGATAGATTCTATTGTGGCTCCTTTAACAGTCTCCTTCCCAATATAACTAATAAGTATACTTTCTGGGACATTCTTCCCTGGACGAAACCCTGGGATCTGCAACGATAGAACAAACATTATTCAAATCCTCTGGTCAATACAGCTGAATAGATAGAAAAATTGCAAGGGGATGTACTAAAAGATAGTTAGCACATTGGCAAGTGAGAGAGTGATCTCTGATGAAAGGTGaacaccaaaaaaatcaatctaaTCTCAATAATTTCTTGAACATCTGGAGACTCATCACCATTGTTTGTAGATACTTTCTTGAACATCCAGAGAATAAAGAAAACTAGAAACCTCAAATATGATTAGTTGACAGAATTCCTAGTATTctccaaacaaaacaaatccaACAGATGCTAACATCAAATAGATATAAATCAACCCTCACACAACCTTGTGAAATTCTGTTCTTGAATTAGGCTAATATATGAATATTCCCATAAAGACAAAGCATCAAAAGCTAAGAAGTCCAAGTTACTACCTTTGCTTGTTTGGTGAACTCCCTCATGACTCTTCTGTAACAATCCTCACATACCTCTGCGGGAACCTCAACACTCAACTTTACCTGCAGACATATGAGAATCAGAATTGTGGACTGCTAATAACTGCCACAAACAAAAATTGACTTATTGTGGTGTCAAGTATCCGTAAAGATGTTTCAGAACAAGAAATTCAATTAGTACTAAAGAGGGAATAAACGTGGAGAGATGATCATGGGAAAAAGAAAACTGACTCTTGAGTTGGGTTCGGGGGTTTCTGTAACAATGAGGTCGGCGGGGAGCTTGTCGGAAACGGCGCCGTCAGCAGTGGCGGGGGCGGCCGACGCTACAAATGGGGTGGAATTTGTTCTTCGGGAGAATTGGCGggaagaatgagttagtggtgATTGCTTGAAGTGGGATTTGAGGAAAGAAACAGCGGAATAAGAAGGAGGagaaaaggaagaagaggGCTTGAGATGGAAGAAGGTTTGGACAGTGGTAGCACAGAAAGACTCCATCTTTGTTATTGCAGCaccaccttcttcttcttcttcaggcTGCAATACAATGGAAAGATAGATAAACAGGATAAGATATTTTAATCTAACAAAATGCGACGTcgtttctttttatttcccttcttctttctatatttttttcttcgtAATTTTTGATATTGTACTCTTGGTTTCTTTTGCTTTGTttgaagtttaaaaaattaaagcttaaaattttgaatggaACAATAATGCGTTTAAGTAAGGGCTGACCCAGGAATATAAATGAATGGAGAGCAAAATTATATGcaaagaaaatttgagaatgTGAGAAGaacaaatataaagaaattttaaaaatttgtaaaattgggggaaaaaatagtactccctctgtttcaaGAAAGATGACTCATTTCTTGGACAGCGagaatttatgcaattttatttttgtgttaagtggagaggaTAAAGTACTCCTGAgaaagatgaaataaagtaaatataaaagtgctttcatttatagtaatgagtcatcttgattaggacaaataaaaaagaaaaatgagtcatCTCCAATGGGACAGATGAGGCATGTTACTAATGATTTGAGGAGGTGCATTTACCCCATTTTAACATATGTTGGCTCTGCCCACGCTTTTAAGGTCATCTCTATAATCATTTACGCTAAACTCAAATCaatttttgagtatatgttATGCcaaaaaagtagttttactctaaccatttacaccattttGGAGTATTTGTCACAAAAATTTCCCAGTAACACCTGATATGGTGTTATTCcattgaaaaatttaaaaatgagtttggaTTTAATATATGGTTGGAGATCTTATCTTCACCAAAAATAACTTTTGGTGTATaattggagatggtctaagcctaactcaaaattcaaatttacatTGCTAAATTGTTAAGGTTACAAAGTTGATAgactttttataaaaatagacatATCTATTTCTTTGCGTTATAAAACATCGtcatttaatatatacaacatcaccaaataaaattattactaccaaaaataaatgttttctttttgaatttttttagtcAATAtacattatgatttttataataataataataattacatactaataaaaagaatatccTTTTCTAATTCTCTTTATATTCTAGTTAAGATgatattcaatatttaattatcatgagaATTTAAGATGAGAATTTAAGAGTTATTGgttactatatttaatttgagaaagaaaagaCGAGacaatgaataaaatgagtttgGATCTCCTGCTGTGACTCCAAGCACAACAAGGGCTGCGGTTAcatatgtaataataaattataataatatactccctccgtccacgaataatagttccgtttttctatttttgtccgtcaacgaataagagtctcggttcataattaccataaatggtaaagagaccccacattccactaactcatttcactcacgtatcatttaaaactaatatatacaagtgagacccatattccactaactttcttccacccacttttcctaacatttcttaaacccgcgccatttagaaatgagactcttaatcgtggacggatggagtataatatattactccctccgtcccagattaagagtcactttttaccataaaagttcgtcccagtttaagagtcatttttagaattttccatatttggtcatacaattttactccattcttcatcaaaattacataaaaatgtcattatcgacattaaaataaatcaaaacaaaaatcaaaagtcaaaagggaaccaccttcaaccaactccaccatctcacttcatttattacacactccaccagctcacttcatttattacacacttcaacttttttttaaaattcgagctataacaataagtgactc harbors:
- the LOC125218441 gene encoding trigger factor-like protein TIG, Chloroplastic; its protein translation is MESFCATTVQTFFHLKPSSSFSPPSYSAVSFLKSHFKQSPLTHSSRQFSRRTNSTPFVASAAPATADGAVSDKLPADLIVTETPEPNSRVKLSVEVPAEVCEDCYRRVMREFTKQAKIPGFRPGKNVPESILISYIGKETVKGATIESILKRTLPHALSSVSGKALEDSIRISTKFSEMESSFSSMKSLRYDIFVDVAPELIWNPEDGYKNLKVVVEIDKEIDAQTAAEQELRRRHKALGALKIVVDRGLQLGDVAILDISAATIEQDESTGKSIPSAESKGFRFDTEDEDKVLPDFMNSIVGIKRGETKIFPYTFPDTWEQEDLRGVRALFTVECKELFFRDLPELNDATAEKILAGCSTIEEVKETLLQKFLELEQTAKEQAADNAILDQLHKMVEVDIPPSLFEEQGRQLYGAQLLQIQANMKLNEKQLEALSSPKAVKDFLENQRENITNIIKQNLAVGDIFKRENLQIVTDEIVKEVENSIDEFKRHNQEYDEERVREQVQEVLEGAKVLEWLKERADIQFINK